The genome window CAAAGACAGGAATGTTGAATATGCCGATGGCAATGATCGCGTTGATGGCACCGGGGCCGAAGACGGCGGTGATCATGACTGCGGACAAAAGTGCGGGAAAGGCAAAAACCAGATCGTTGAAGCGCATCAGCACTTCATCAAGCAGACCCCCGCGTGCCGCCGCCCAAAGTCCGAGCGGCACGCCGACGCCAACGCCGATGGCGACTGACACGAAGGCGACGGCTATGGAATTACGGCTGCCGACCATGATCATGGAGAGAATGTCGCGTCCGAAATGGTCGGTACCGAGCCAGTGCGCTGCGGATGGCGGTTTCAGCTTGCCGACGATGTCGAACGTGCCGACCGCATAGGGTGTCCAGACGAAGGATAGCGCCGCCATCAATGCGAGAAGGCCCGTGATGACCAGTCCGATGGCAAATGACCTGTTGGAGAGAGCCTTGGCGATATTCTCGCGCCATATTGCGGAGGCGTTCATGGGCGGCTCCGCAGACGCGGGTCAATGACGGCATAGGAGAGATCGACCAGAAGATTGACGAGGATCACGGTGGCGACAAGCACCATGACCACGCCTTCGACGACGATCAGGTCGCGCTGGGTGATCGCCTGAAACACCAGACGGCCGAGACCAGGCAGGTAGAAAACATTCTCGATGATGATCGTACCGGCGAGCAGGAAGGCAAATTGTAACCCGAGAATGGTCAGAACCGGGATGAGTGCATTGCGCAAGGCATGGCGGTAAAGCACCTTGCGGCGGGTAAGGCCCTTGGCGCGTGCCGTGCGGATGTAGTCTTCGCCGAGCACGTCGAGCAAGGCCGAGCGGGTGACGCGTGCCAGGATGGCGGCCTGTGGCAAGGCAAGGGCGATGGACGGCAGGATCAGGGATTTAAGGCCCAGCCATAGACCGGCATTCCAGCCGGGAAAACCTCCTGCCGGAACAAGCCGGAGTGTCACCGCGAAAATATAGACAAGGAGGAGGGCGAACCAGAAATTCGGAATGGCGACGCCCACCTGTGCAATACCCATGGTTGCGGTATCCGAAAGGGACCCACGCCGCGAGGCCGAAAATAGGCCGACCGGGATGGCAATCAGGGTGGACAGCGCCAAAGAGATTAGGGCAAGGGGCAGCGAAACCGCGACGCGTTCGGTGATCAGATCGATAACCGGGACTGAATAGGTATAGGACTTGCCGAGGTTTCCGGTCAGCAATCCGCCAAGCCAGC of Phyllobacterium zundukense contains these proteins:
- a CDS encoding ABC transporter permease; translation: MNASAIWRENIAKALSNRSFAIGLVITGLLALMAALSFVWTPYAVGTFDIVGKLKPPSAAHWLGTDHFGRDILSMIMVGSRNSIAVAFVSVAIGVGVGVPLGLWAAARGGLLDEVLMRFNDLVFAFPALLSAVMITAVFGPGAINAIIAIGIFNIPVFARVARGAALSLWPREYILAARASGKGAARITVEHILPNMANLLVVQGTIQFSLGILAEAGLSYVGLGSQPPMPSWGRMLFEAQTMISIAPHMALFPGLAIVITVLGLNLLGDGLRDVLDPKLRRER
- a CDS encoding ABC transporter permease, which produces MLSYASKRVLIGFVTLLAASIIVFGVLEVVPGDPARLMLGINATDDAVRTLQEQMGLNQPLITRYLGWLGGLLTGNLGKSYTYSVPVIDLITERVAVSLPLALISLALSTLIAIPVGLFSASRRGSLSDTATMGIAQVGVAIPNFWFALLLVYIFAVTLRLVPAGGFPGWNAGLWLGLKSLILPSIALALPQAAILARVTRSALLDVLGEDYIRTARAKGLTRRKVLYRHALRNALIPVLTILGLQFAFLLAGTIIIENVFYLPGLGRLVFQAITQRDLIVVEGVVMVLVATVILVNLLVDLSYAVIDPRLRSRP